A genome region from Ctenopharyngodon idella isolate HZGC_01 chromosome 5, HZGC01, whole genome shotgun sequence includes the following:
- the orai2 gene encoding protein orai-2, whose protein sequence is MKTSPKAGQDQSATMSSELNVPMGSPAPGCSDRLQDGGGMDYRDWVRRSYLELVTSNHHSVQALSWRKLYLSRAKLKASSRTSALLSGFAMVAMVEVQLEMQYSYPPPLLIAFSVCTTVLVAVHLFALLISTCILPNVEAVSNIHNLNSVSESPHERMHHYIELAWGFSTALGILLFLAEVVLLCWIKFLPVDSLELKQNRIPTTAQPGNSGWHAALASTIIMVPVGLIFVVFTIHFYRSLVRHKTERHHQEIEELHKIKVQLDGHERGLQSV, encoded by the exons ATGAAAACCAGTCCTAAAGCAGGACAAGACCAATCAG cTACTATGAGCAGTGAGCTCAATGTGCCAATGGGCTCCCCCGCTCCCGGGTGCTCAGACCGGCTGCAGGATGGTGGTGGGATGGACTACAGGGACTGGGTTCGCCGCAGCTATCTGGAGCTGGTCACCTCCAATCACCACTCAGTCCAGGCTCTCTCATGGAGAAAACTCTACCTCAGCAGGGCGAAGCTCAAGGCCTCCAGCCGAACCTCAGCCCTGCTGTCTGGCTTTGCCATG GTGGCCATGGTGGAGGTGCAGCTGGAGATGCAGTACAGCTACCCACCTCCCCTGCTCATTGCCTTCAGCGTATGTACCACAGTGCTGGTGGCCGTCCACCTGTTCGCCCTCCTCATCAGCACCTGCATCCTGCCCAATGTGGAAGCCGTTAGCAACATCCACAATCTCAACTCCGTCTCCGAGTCTCCCCACGAGAGGATGCACCACTATATTGAGCTGGCCTGGGGCTTTTCCACTGCTCTAGGGATCCTTTTGTTCCTGGCAGAGGTGGTGCTCCTCTGCTGGATAAAGTTCTTGCCGGTTGACTCTTTGGAACTTAAGCAGAACCGTATCCCCACCACGGCTCAGCCCGGCAACAGCGGCTGGCATGCGGCCTTGGCCTCCACCATCATCATGGTGCCAGTTGGATTGATCTTTGTGGTGTTCACAATTCACTTCTACCGTTCGCTAGTGCGACACAAAACAGAGCGGCACCATCAGGAGATCGAGGAACTGCACAAAATCAAGGTTCAGCTGGACGGCCATGAGCGAGGCCTGCAATCGGTGTGA